In Halobaculum sp. XH14, a single genomic region encodes these proteins:
- a CDS encoding MFS transporter: MSNEATGGRRLVRRFYWFQVTRSVGFIYPIFALFVLRDVSFTGYGTLSAIYAAVVVASEVPTGYVGDRWGRRASMAGGVACTALSLAGFVVADSFAGYAVLYVIWAFATTFNSGSGDAWLYETLQRHLDAGAFTRVRGRAGAVERWTSVATMLAGGVLYAVDPRVPFVASVALNLLGFGVLWTLPASGRRGDGTGSVADGESGSTGDREAGGGSAPGAGTSARAALGVVRDSFATPGLRGFVPFVAVVLAGVGAAGGYVQPIGVDLFRTLLPPSLSAVPESSLLGAMYASFTGVAGVAAASAGRVEDLLGVRGAVLLVPAVTAVLMLLPPLVLVAALPMFVARTATSPLFVPIAYGYVNDRVGDAGRATTLSAVSMVQGAVRTPLALAAGVVADAFGAVAAPAMLGCVVLLAVGAAAVGRPVAAGTRTTS; encoded by the coding sequence ATGTCGAACGAGGCAACCGGAGGACGCCGCCTCGTCCGCCGGTTCTACTGGTTCCAGGTCACGCGGTCGGTCGGGTTCATCTACCCCATCTTCGCGCTGTTCGTGCTCCGCGACGTGTCGTTCACGGGCTACGGCACGCTGTCGGCCATCTACGCCGCGGTCGTCGTGGCGAGCGAGGTGCCGACCGGCTACGTCGGCGACCGGTGGGGCCGCCGCGCGAGCATGGCCGGCGGCGTCGCCTGCACCGCGCTCTCGCTCGCTGGGTTCGTCGTCGCCGACTCGTTCGCCGGCTACGCCGTCCTCTACGTGATCTGGGCGTTCGCGACGACGTTCAACTCCGGCAGCGGCGACGCGTGGCTCTACGAGACGCTCCAGCGGCACCTCGACGCGGGGGCGTTCACCCGCGTCCGCGGACGCGCCGGCGCGGTGGAGCGCTGGACCTCGGTGGCGACGATGCTCGCGGGCGGGGTCCTGTACGCCGTCGACCCGCGCGTCCCGTTCGTCGCCTCGGTCGCGCTGAACCTCCTCGGCTTCGGGGTCCTGTGGACGCTCCCGGCGAGCGGCCGGAGGGGCGACGGGACGGGATCGGTGGCCGACGGCGAGTCGGGGTCGACTGGCGACCGCGAGGCGGGTGGAGGGTCGGCCCCGGGTGCGGGCACGTCCGCGCGTGCGGCGCTGGGCGTGGTCCGCGACTCGTTCGCCACCCCGGGCCTCCGGGGGTTCGTCCCGTTCGTCGCCGTCGTGCTGGCGGGCGTGGGCGCGGCCGGCGGCTACGTTCAGCCCATCGGCGTCGACCTGTTCCGGACGCTCCTGCCGCCGTCGCTGTCGGCGGTTCCCGAGTCGTCGCTGCTGGGCGCGATGTACGCCTCCTTCACCGGCGTCGCCGGCGTGGCCGCCGCGTCGGCCGGCAGGGTCGAGGACCTGCTCGGCGTCCGCGGCGCGGTCCTGCTCGTTCCCGCGGTGACCGCCGTCCTCATGCTCCTGCCACCGCTCGTCCTCGTCGCCGCGCTGCCGATGTTCGTCGCGCGGACGGCGACGAGCCCCCTCTTCGTCCCCATCGCGTACGGCTACGTGAACGACCGTGTCGGCGACGCGGGGCGCGCGACGACGCTCTCGGCGGTGTCGATGGTCCAGGGCGCCGTCCGGACGCCGCTCGCGCTGGCGGCGGGGGTGGTCGCCGACGCCTTCGGCGCGGTGGCGGCGCCGGCGATGCTGGGCTGTGTGGTGCTGCTCGCGGTCGGTGCCGCCGCGGTCGGACGGCCGGTCGCGGCGGGCACCCGAACGACCTCGTAG
- a CDS encoding HAD family hydrolase, which produces MPYDAVFLDLDDTLYPYPPCNEAGKEAAREAFLELGYDLDREEFTDLYREGRRAVKRELAGTASAHERFLYFKRAIESHTGTHRSGDALRLGEAYWDAYVDEMTLFDGVVETLAALQDAGVDVAVVTNLTTRIQLEKLDRLGIDEHVDLLLTSEETGREKPGAVMFTLPLARLGLRASEVLMVGDDVEADVGGANAVGLDTALFNGPDDVVVDDLPDDRRPDHTITDFTALSEVVV; this is translated from the coding sequence ATGCCCTACGACGCGGTGTTTCTCGACCTCGACGACACGCTCTACCCGTACCCCCCGTGCAACGAGGCCGGCAAGGAGGCGGCCCGGGAGGCGTTCCTGGAGCTCGGCTACGACCTCGACCGGGAGGAGTTCACCGACCTCTACCGGGAGGGCCGCCGCGCGGTGAAGCGCGAACTCGCCGGAACGGCCTCCGCCCACGAGCGATTCCTCTACTTCAAGCGGGCCATCGAGAGCCACACCGGGACCCATCGCTCCGGGGACGCGCTCCGGCTCGGCGAGGCGTACTGGGACGCGTACGTCGACGAGATGACCCTGTTCGACGGCGTCGTCGAGACGCTGGCGGCGTTGCAGGACGCGGGAGTCGACGTCGCGGTCGTCACCAACCTCACGACGCGCATCCAGCTCGAGAAGCTCGACCGCCTCGGCATCGACGAGCACGTCGACCTGCTGCTCACCTCCGAGGAGACCGGCCGCGAGAAGCCCGGCGCCGTGATGTTCACCCTCCCGCTGGCCCGGCTCGGACTGCGCGCGAGCGAGGTCCTGATGGTCGGGGACGACGTCGAGGCCGACGTCGGGGGGGCGAACGCGGTGGGGCTGGACACGGCGCTGTTCAACGGTCCCGACGACGTCGTCGTCGACGACCTGCCCGACGACCGACGCCCGGACCACACCATCACGGATTTCACGGCGCTCTCCGAGGTGGTCGTATGA
- a CDS encoding class II aldolase/adducin family protein, producing the protein MIAEDARRAVVEHAPDLAALTPGRTGNLSVREGDAFAVTPTGVAYDAFDAADVPVVNLEGERVAGEMKPSSEVPMHRHIYRGHAEEPGAIVHTHSPMSTTMGVLREPLPPIHYMIVAVGKRVPVAEYAPYGTEELAANVVAALEEADASASFIENHGLVVVADDVETAVENTHHVESLAELYLRSRSVGDPVELPESELDTAIEQFESYGQ; encoded by the coding sequence ATGATCGCCGAGGATGCGCGACGCGCCGTGGTCGAGCACGCACCGGATCTCGCGGCCCTGACGCCGGGCCGCACGGGGAACCTCAGCGTCCGCGAGGGCGACGCCTTCGCCGTCACGCCGACCGGCGTCGCCTACGACGCGTTCGACGCCGCGGACGTGCCGGTCGTGAATCTCGAGGGCGAACGCGTCGCGGGAGAGATGAAACCCTCCAGCGAGGTGCCGATGCACCGCCACATCTACCGCGGGCACGCCGAGGAACCGGGCGCGATCGTCCACACCCACTCGCCGATGTCGACGACGATGGGCGTGCTGCGCGAGCCGCTGCCGCCGATCCACTACATGATCGTCGCCGTCGGCAAGCGCGTCCCCGTCGCCGAGTACGCGCCCTACGGCACCGAGGAGCTCGCGGCGAACGTCGTCGCCGCGCTCGAGGAGGCCGACGCGTCGGCCTCCTTCATCGAGAACCACGGGCTCGTCGTCGTCGCCGACGACGTCGAGACCGCCGTCGAGAACACCCACCACGTCGAGAGCCTGGCGGAGCTGTACCTGCGGTCGCGTTCGGTCGGCGACCCCGTCGAACTCCCCGAGTCGGAACTCGACACGGCGATCGAACAGTTCGAGAGCTACGGACAGTAG
- a CDS encoding GAF domain-containing sensor histidine kinase has translation MTDRPPSERARRLEALHETTRELMAATERETVAEVAVEAASRVLGLDANSIHLYDEGAHELVPVAVTPTTRELIGDVPTFTPGESIAWRVYEHGEPAVFEDVREHPDVYNPGTDIRSELHLPLGEYGILIAASPTPNAFDEPSLSVAKVLAANVEAALGQADREAELVRQNERLDEFASVVSHDLRNPLTVAQGYLDVIRESGDAADFDRIESAHDRIERIIDNLLYLAREGQEIGTTEAVDLREAVESSWAVLGAENTDSRLVVDEAVTTVTADYDRLRQLLENVLGNAVAHGGSEVTVRVARTDSGFAIADDGPGIPPEQRDRVFERGYSTREDGTGFGLHIVERIADAHGWDVTVAESEAGGVRFEFAVAGSAPEEP, from the coding sequence ATGACCGACCGTCCCCCGTCCGAGCGTGCCCGTCGGCTGGAGGCGCTGCACGAGACGACGCGGGAGTTGATGGCCGCCACGGAACGGGAGACCGTGGCCGAGGTCGCCGTCGAGGCGGCCTCGCGCGTGCTGGGGCTCGACGCCAACTCGATCCACCTCTACGACGAGGGGGCCCACGAACTGGTCCCGGTCGCCGTGACTCCCACCACCCGCGAACTCATCGGCGACGTGCCCACGTTCACGCCGGGCGAAAGCATCGCGTGGCGCGTGTACGAGCACGGGGAGCCGGCCGTGTTCGAGGACGTGCGCGAGCACCCCGACGTGTACAACCCCGGCACCGACATCCGAAGCGAGCTCCACCTGCCGCTGGGCGAGTACGGGATCCTCATCGCCGCCTCCCCGACGCCGAACGCGTTCGACGAGCCGTCGCTCTCGGTGGCGAAGGTGCTCGCGGCCAACGTCGAGGCCGCGCTCGGGCAGGCCGACCGCGAGGCCGAACTCGTCCGGCAGAACGAGCGCCTCGACGAGTTCGCAAGCGTCGTGAGCCACGACCTCCGGAACCCCCTGACCGTCGCGCAGGGCTATCTCGACGTGATCCGCGAGTCGGGCGACGCGGCCGACTTCGACCGGATCGAGTCGGCCCACGACCGGATCGAGCGCATCATCGACAACCTGCTGTATCTCGCCAGGGAGGGCCAGGAGATCGGGACGACCGAGGCGGTCGACCTGCGCGAGGCCGTCGAGTCCTCCTGGGCCGTGCTCGGCGCCGAGAACACGGACTCACGGCTCGTCGTCGACGAGGCGGTGACCACGGTGACCGCCGACTACGACCGGCTGCGTCAGCTCCTGGAGAACGTCCTCGGCAACGCGGTCGCCCACGGCGGCTCGGAGGTGACGGTCCGGGTCGCGCGGACCGACTCGGGGTTCGCCATCGCGGACGACGGCCCAGGCATCCCCCCCGAGCAGCGTGACCGGGTGTTCGAACGCGGCTACTCGACCCGCGAGGACGGCACCGGGTTCGGCCTCCACATCGTCGAGCGCATCGCCGACGCCCACGGCTGGGACGTGACCGTCGCCGAAAGCGAGGCGGGCGGCGTCCGGTTCGAGTTCGCGGTGGCCGGGTCGGCGCCCGAGGAGCCCTGA